A single region of the Nicotiana sylvestris chromosome 6, ASM39365v2, whole genome shotgun sequence genome encodes:
- the LOC104226745 gene encoding uncharacterized protein produces the protein MEGVLRPVVSKISDAKPMFNLQAFPLNKHFLLMKRNKQLRKPSIKASATEEITALTTTSDPDITWQIVVGSLAGVTPFVVAGIEFSKRIVKQRKCEVCGGSGLVLKNNKFYKRCPDCGGFLPWQSWRRFFTG, from the exons ATGGAGGGAGTATTGAGGCCTGTGGTCTCAAAAATTTCAGATGCCAAACCAATGTTCAATCTTCAGGCCTTTCCCTTAAACAAACATTTTCTTCTTATGAAACGAAACAAGCAATTAAGGAAGCCGTCAATCAAAGCCTCCGCCACCGAAGAAATTACAGCACTTACTACTACTTCAGACCCAGATATCACTTGGCAAATTGTTGTTGGCTCTTTGG CCGGTGTGACACCTTTTGTGGTTGCGGGAATCGAGTTCAGCAAGAGAATT GTGAAACAAAGGAAATGTGAAGTATGTGGGGGCTCAGGACTTGTTCTCAAGAACAACAAGTTTTATAAGCGATGTCCTGATTGTG GTGGATTTCTACCCTGGCAGTCTTGGAGAAGATTCTTCACTGGTTAA